From the genome of Danio rerio strain Tuebingen ecotype United States chromosome 2, GRCz12tu, whole genome shotgun sequence, one region includes:
- the ube2wa gene encoding probable ubiquitin-conjugating enzyme E2 W-A codes for MASMQKRLQKELLALQNDPPAGMTLNERSVQNTITEWFIDMEGAQGTVYEGEKFQLLFKFSSRYPFESPQVMFTGENIPVHPHVYSNGHICLSILTEDWSPALSVQSVCLSIISMLSSCKEKRRPPDNSFYVKTCNKNPKKTKWWYHDDTC; via the exons ATGGCGTCTATGCAG AAGCGACTacaaaaggagttgctggcatTACAAAATGATCCGCCTGCTGGAATGACTCTCAATGAGAGAAGTGTGCAGAACACAATCACTGA GTGGTTTATAGATATGGAAGGTGCTCAAGGTACTGTTTATGAGGGGGAGAAGTTTCAGCTGCTCTTCAAATTCAGTAGTCGATATCCTTTTGAATCACCTCAG GTTATGTTCACCGGAGAGAATATACCCGTCCATCCGCACGTCTATAGCAACGGTCACATCTGTTTATCTATTTTAACGGAGGACTGGTCTCCAGCTCTGTCTGTGCAGTCTGTTTGTTTAAGCATTATTAGCATGCTGTCAAGCTGCAAAGAAAAG AGACGTCCTCCAGATAATTCTTTTTATGTAAAGACATGTAATAAGAATCCAAAGAAAACTAAGTGGTGGTATCATG ATGATACATGCTAG
- the ube2wa gene encoding probable ubiquitin-conjugating enzyme E2 W-A isoform X1, which translates to MTLNERSVQNTITEWFIDMEGAQGTVYEGEKFQLLFKFSSRYPFESPQVMFTGENIPVHPHVYSNGHICLSILTEDWSPALSVQSVCLSIISMLSSCKEKRRPPDNSFYVKTCNKNPKKTKWWYHDDTC; encoded by the exons ATGACTCTCAATGAGAGAAGTGTGCAGAACACAATCACTGA GTGGTTTATAGATATGGAAGGTGCTCAAGGTACTGTTTATGAGGGGGAGAAGTTTCAGCTGCTCTTCAAATTCAGTAGTCGATATCCTTTTGAATCACCTCAG GTTATGTTCACCGGAGAGAATATACCCGTCCATCCGCACGTCTATAGCAACGGTCACATCTGTTTATCTATTTTAACGGAGGACTGGTCTCCAGCTCTGTCTGTGCAGTCTGTTTGTTTAAGCATTATTAGCATGCTGTCAAGCTGCAAAGAAAAG AGACGTCCTCCAGATAATTCTTTTTATGTAAAGACATGTAATAAGAATCCAAAGAAAACTAAGTGGTGGTATCATG ATGATACATGCTAG